In Actinoplanes sp. NBC_00393, a single genomic region encodes these proteins:
- a CDS encoding CoA-binding protein, which translates to MRSAQQILAEANVIAVVGASRDPYKPSHTVPLQMLRHGWRIIPVNPFVDEVFGVPTVPTLADIGEPIDLVDIFRPARDAVEVVRQAAAIKAPAVWLQSGIVSAEARRIAEEAGMDYVEDRCLAVERAVGQLTKLR; encoded by the coding sequence ATGCGTAGTGCTCAGCAGATCCTGGCGGAAGCGAACGTCATCGCCGTCGTCGGCGCGTCACGGGATCCGTACAAGCCGTCGCACACGGTTCCGTTGCAGATGCTGCGGCACGGGTGGCGGATCATTCCGGTGAACCCGTTCGTGGACGAGGTGTTCGGTGTCCCGACTGTGCCCACGCTGGCGGACATCGGCGAGCCGATCGACCTGGTCGACATCTTCCGGCCCGCTCGGGACGCGGTGGAGGTGGTCCGGCAGGCGGCGGCGATCAAAGCGCCCGCCGTGTGGCTGCAGAGCGGCATCGTCTCGGCCGAAGCCAGGCGCATCGCTGAGGAAGCCGGCATGGACTACGTCGAGGATCGCTGCCTGGCCGTCGAGCGCGCGGTGGGCCAGCTCACGAAGCTGCGCTAA
- a CDS encoding preprotein translocase subunit TatB: MFENLNWWEIGALLMLALLIFGERLPKVIGDGLRMLRGLRNMAQSATSDLSRELGTDIQLEDLHPKAFIRKHLLSEEDEAAIRKPLQNLFDDVKQDLNGVKSELSDVAAAADFKNQPKTTAAPVESPRPTQRYDLDAT, encoded by the coding sequence GTGTTCGAGAATCTGAACTGGTGGGAGATCGGCGCACTGCTCATGCTGGCGCTGTTGATCTTCGGGGAGCGTCTCCCCAAGGTGATCGGCGACGGCCTACGGATGCTGCGTGGCCTGCGCAACATGGCGCAGAGCGCGACCTCCGACCTGAGCCGCGAGCTCGGCACCGACATCCAGCTCGAAGACCTGCATCCGAAGGCTTTCATCCGCAAGCACCTGCTCAGCGAGGAGGACGAGGCGGCCATCCGTAAGCCGCTGCAGAACCTCTTCGACGACGTGAAGCAGGACCTCAACGGGGTCAAGTCGGAGCTGTCCGACGTCGCGGCCGCCGCCGACTTCAAGAACCAGCCCAAGACGACCGCTGCGCCGGTCGAGAGCCCTCGACCGACGCAGCGTTACGACCTGGACGCGACCTGA
- a CDS encoding SDR family NAD(P)-dependent oxidoreductase, whose translation MADVLEAEIEEAGEAPVTLRLDGKVALVTGAGSPDGIGYATARRLRNLGARVAIVSTTRRIHERASELGVTGFVADLTDEAEVGALADAISDQLGDVEVLVNNAGLASRASPEVLRPVAQLTFDEWKAEIDRNLSTAFLCSRAFVGGMSERGWGRIVNLSATAGPVNALPTEAAYAAAKAGVVGLTRALAMELVADGVNVNCVAPGTIYTAASTVTEIKQGLGTPIGRPGTPDEVAAAVAFLCSPAASYITGQMLVVDGGNSVREAQFR comes from the coding sequence ATGGCGGACGTCCTGGAGGCGGAGATCGAAGAGGCCGGAGAAGCCCCGGTGACACTCCGCCTGGACGGCAAGGTCGCCCTGGTCACCGGTGCCGGCAGTCCCGACGGCATCGGGTACGCGACCGCGCGCCGCCTGCGCAACCTGGGCGCCCGCGTCGCGATCGTGTCGACCACCCGCCGGATCCACGAGCGTGCCTCTGAACTGGGCGTGACCGGCTTCGTCGCCGACCTCACCGACGAGGCCGAGGTCGGCGCCCTGGCCGACGCCATCTCCGACCAGCTCGGCGACGTCGAGGTCCTGGTGAACAACGCCGGCCTGGCGAGCCGCGCCAGCCCCGAGGTGTTGCGGCCGGTCGCCCAGCTCACCTTCGACGAGTGGAAGGCGGAGATCGACCGGAACCTGAGCACCGCCTTCCTGTGCAGCCGCGCATTCGTCGGCGGCATGTCCGAACGCGGCTGGGGCCGGATCGTCAACCTCTCCGCCACCGCCGGCCCGGTGAACGCCCTGCCCACCGAGGCCGCCTACGCAGCAGCAAAGGCCGGCGTGGTCGGCCTGACCCGCGCCCTGGCCATGGAGCTGGTCGCCGACGGTGTCAACGTCAACTGCGTGGCCCCCGGCACGATCTACACCGCGGCCTCCACGGTGACCGAGATCAAACAGGGCCTGGGTACGCCCATCGGCCGCCCCGGCACCCCGGACGAGGTCGCCGCGGCGGTCGCTTTCCTGTGCTCACCGGCGGCGTCATACATCACCGGCCAGATGCTGGTCGTGGACGGCGGCAACAGCGTCCGGGAGGCCCAGTTCCGCTGA
- a CDS encoding DMT family transporter, producing the protein MRSPHTVPPPATMLALLVAVLAVSSSAPLIAFAAAPALAVAFWRNSLATVVLAPVALVSRRTEIRAVIHGPRRREGLFCLLAGLALAVHFATWMPSVQLGSVATATALVATQPVWQGLIAAAQGRRPSTAGWIGIGLAVAGAAWATGVDFGVSAQAVFADVLALLGAIAAAVYTALGERARTSLSTTTYTSICYGTCAILLLAVCVAGGIDLTGYDGQTWAAILAIVAGAQLLGHSMFNYALHHTSATTISVLILLEVPGAALLAWLWLRQVPRLSSLPGLALLLLGVIVVIVGAARGSRPVRVSAPSTASSTPPP; encoded by the coding sequence ATGCGTTCACCGCACACCGTGCCGCCGCCGGCCACCATGCTTGCCCTGCTCGTGGCTGTGCTCGCGGTCTCCTCGTCGGCGCCGCTGATCGCGTTCGCGGCCGCCCCGGCACTCGCCGTCGCCTTCTGGCGGAACAGCCTGGCGACCGTCGTGCTCGCCCCTGTGGCATTGGTCTCACGGCGTACCGAGATCCGTGCGGTGATCCACGGGCCACGGCGACGCGAAGGCCTCTTCTGCCTGCTTGCCGGGCTGGCGCTGGCCGTCCACTTCGCGACCTGGATGCCGAGCGTCCAACTCGGCTCGGTGGCCACCGCCACCGCGCTGGTCGCCACTCAGCCGGTCTGGCAGGGACTCATCGCGGCGGCGCAGGGGAGGCGGCCGTCGACCGCCGGGTGGATCGGCATCGGGCTGGCCGTAGCCGGCGCCGCCTGGGCGACCGGGGTCGATTTCGGCGTCTCCGCGCAGGCCGTCTTCGCCGACGTGCTCGCCCTGCTCGGCGCGATCGCCGCCGCGGTCTACACGGCGCTCGGCGAGCGGGCGCGGACGTCGTTGAGCACGACCACCTACACGTCGATCTGCTACGGGACGTGCGCGATCCTCCTGCTGGCCGTCTGCGTTGCCGGTGGGATCGATCTGACCGGGTACGACGGGCAGACCTGGGCGGCGATCCTCGCCATCGTGGCCGGTGCGCAGCTGCTCGGGCATTCGATGTTCAACTACGCGCTGCACCACACGTCGGCGACGACGATCAGCGTGCTGATCCTGCTCGAGGTGCCCGGGGCGGCGCTGCTCGCCTGGCTCTGGTTGAGGCAGGTACCTCGGCTGAGCTCGCTGCCCGGCCTGGCGTTGCTGCTGCTCGGGGTGATCGTCGTGATCGTCGGAGCTGCCCGCGGCAGCCGTCCGGTGCGGGTGTCGGCTCCGTCCACGGCCTCCTCCACCCCGCCGCCCTAG
- a CDS encoding magnesium transporter MgtE N-terminal domain-containing protein, translating into MTMGTRVYLARLAGLPVFDPNGDRVGRVRDAVVRLRTTNRPPQIVGLVAEMALRRRIFLPIGRVTGMDAEGVVLSTGSLNLRRFEKRPNELLVLEDLLDRRVTVKPENEDGDEHVGAVVDIGMEQNRRTEWIITRVAVREHTGRLTRRGHLYQAEYDRVRGLVGPTDTQGTSNLIALLDQMRPADMANALQDLPDARRNEVAAALDDRRLADVLEELPEHDQVEILVGLDRERAADVLERMDPDDAADLLAELPKSEQAVLLDLMEPEEAAPVRQLMNYRPGTAGSVMTSEPVILTPDTTVAEALARIREPELSTVVAAQVFVARAPSATPTGKYLGMVHFQRLLREPPATLVGGLVDSDIDPLRTETGLLEITRRMATYDLVAMPVVDSTHRLLGAVTVDDVLDHSLPRDWRDRDAQDEEPAL; encoded by the coding sequence GTGACCATGGGGACGAGGGTTTATCTGGCCCGCCTGGCCGGCCTGCCGGTGTTCGACCCCAACGGGGACCGGGTCGGCCGGGTGCGCGACGCGGTGGTACGCCTGCGCACCACCAACCGTCCGCCGCAGATCGTCGGCCTGGTCGCCGAGATGGCCCTGCGCCGCCGGATCTTCCTGCCGATCGGCCGGGTGACCGGCATGGATGCGGAAGGCGTCGTCCTCAGCACGGGCAGCCTGAACCTGCGCCGGTTCGAGAAGCGCCCCAACGAGCTGCTGGTCCTGGAGGACCTGCTGGACCGCCGGGTCACCGTGAAGCCGGAGAACGAGGACGGCGACGAGCATGTCGGCGCGGTCGTGGACATCGGGATGGAGCAGAACCGGCGAACCGAGTGGATCATCACCCGGGTGGCGGTTCGGGAGCACACCGGCCGGCTGACCCGGCGGGGGCATCTTTACCAGGCGGAGTACGACCGGGTCCGCGGCCTGGTCGGCCCCACCGACACCCAGGGCACCTCGAACCTGATCGCCCTGCTCGACCAGATGCGCCCGGCCGACATGGCCAACGCGCTGCAGGATCTGCCGGACGCCCGCCGTAACGAGGTGGCCGCCGCCCTGGACGACCGCCGGCTCGCCGACGTGCTGGAGGAGCTGCCCGAGCACGACCAGGTGGAGATCCTGGTCGGCCTGGACCGGGAACGCGCCGCCGACGTGCTCGAACGGATGGATCCGGACGACGCCGCCGACCTGCTCGCCGAGCTCCCCAAGAGCGAGCAGGCCGTGCTGCTCGACCTGATGGAGCCGGAGGAGGCGGCCCCGGTCCGGCAGCTGATGAACTACCGGCCCGGCACCGCCGGCAGTGTGATGACCTCGGAGCCGGTGATCCTCACCCCGGACACGACGGTCGCCGAGGCGCTCGCCCGGATCCGTGAACCGGAGCTCTCCACGGTGGTCGCCGCGCAGGTCTTCGTGGCCCGTGCGCCGAGCGCCACCCCGACCGGGAAGTATCTCGGTATGGTCCACTTCCAGCGCCTGCTCCGGGAACCGCCGGCCACGCTCGTCGGCGGGCTGGTGGACAGCGACATCGACCCGTTGCGCACCGAGACCGGGCTGCTCGAGATCACCCGGCGGATGGCGACGTACGACCTGGTCGCGATGCCGGTGGTCGACTCGACGCACCGGCTGCTCGGCGCGGTCACCGTCGACGACGTGCTGGACCACTCGCTGCCCCGGGACTGGCGTGACCGGGACGCCCAGGACGAGGAGCCGGCCCTGTGA
- a CDS encoding DUF1003 domain-containing protein, with amino-acid sequence MSENRRDRLDQPRDPGRVQLPKFDPEAFGRWSEGIARYMGTAKFIVYMTVVIAAWFAWNTLAPERLRFDPYTFTFLTLILSLQASYAAPLILLAQNRQTDRDRLAMDEDRRRAAMQKADTEYLTREIAALRIALGDVATRDFVRSELNRLADELDEAALRREKRARMEWEEDHP; translated from the coding sequence GTGAGCGAGAACCGGCGCGACCGTCTGGACCAGCCCCGCGACCCGGGCCGGGTGCAGCTGCCCAAGTTCGATCCGGAGGCGTTCGGCCGCTGGTCGGAGGGGATCGCGCGGTACATGGGCACGGCGAAGTTCATCGTCTACATGACGGTGGTGATCGCCGCCTGGTTCGCGTGGAACACCCTGGCGCCGGAGCGGCTGCGGTTCGACCCGTACACGTTCACCTTCCTCACGTTGATTTTGTCGCTGCAGGCGTCGTACGCCGCGCCGTTGATCCTTCTGGCGCAGAACCGGCAGACCGACCGGGACCGGCTGGCGATGGACGAGGATCGCCGCCGGGCGGCGATGCAGAAGGCCGACACCGAATACCTGACGCGCGAGATCGCCGCGCTGCGGATCGCCCTCGGCGACGTCGCGACCAGGGACTTCGTGCGTTCCGAGCTGAACCGGCTGGCCGACGAACTGGACGAAGCGGCACTGCGGCGGGAGAAGCGGGCTCGTATGGAGTGGGAAGAAGACCACCCCTGA
- a CDS encoding PhzF family phenazine biosynthesis protein translates to MSTVAYEIVDVFTDRPFAGNPLAVVYGADDLGGDQMQTLAREFNLAETVFVLPPVTDGATYRARIFTPEAELPFAGHPSVGAAVTSMRRGLFPAGKVVQECGAGLLPIEVTDAGRATLTGGTPSLGAPRDHGPLLAMLGLTAADYAGGDQAAARPASCGLAWVFLPVRRDALARIRVDVPAAERLGITDISVFAWSDGEAHARVFVPGTAVWEDPATGSAALGLGVWLVAAGWLPADGISSYRVHQGIEMKRPSLLECTVTATNGTATVATVAGHVCPIAEGRIAVPPFIG, encoded by the coding sequence ATGTCCACCGTGGCCTACGAGATCGTTGACGTGTTCACCGATCGGCCGTTCGCCGGTAATCCGCTCGCGGTCGTGTATGGGGCCGACGACCTCGGCGGCGACCAGATGCAGACGCTGGCCCGCGAGTTCAACCTGGCGGAGACGGTCTTCGTGCTGCCACCGGTCACGGACGGCGCCACGTACCGTGCGCGGATCTTCACCCCCGAGGCCGAGCTGCCGTTCGCCGGCCACCCCAGCGTCGGCGCCGCGGTCACGTCGATGCGCCGCGGCCTGTTCCCGGCCGGCAAGGTGGTCCAGGAATGCGGCGCCGGCCTGCTGCCGATCGAGGTGACCGACGCGGGCCGGGCCACGCTGACCGGCGGCACACCGAGTCTGGGCGCGCCCCGCGACCACGGCCCGCTGCTCGCCATGCTCGGCCTGACGGCCGCGGACTACGCAGGTGGAGACCAGGCAGCGGCCCGCCCGGCCAGTTGCGGGCTGGCCTGGGTCTTCCTCCCGGTACGCCGGGACGCGCTCGCCCGCATCCGAGTCGACGTGCCCGCCGCGGAACGGTTGGGCATCACCGACATCAGCGTCTTCGCCTGGTCCGACGGCGAGGCCCATGCCCGCGTCTTCGTCCCCGGCACCGCAGTGTGGGAGGACCCAGCCACCGGCTCAGCAGCCCTCGGCCTGGGCGTCTGGCTCGTCGCAGCCGGCTGGCTCCCCGCCGACGGCATATCCTCCTACCGCGTCCACCAGGGCATAGAGATGAAGCGCCCATCCTTGCTGGAATGCACCGTGACAGCCACGAACGGCACCGCCACGGTCGCAACGGTGGCCGGCCACGTATGCCCGATAGCCGAGGGCCGCATAGCCGTCCCACCCTTCATCGGCTGA
- a CDS encoding Mrp/NBP35 family ATP-binding protein: MSAPASTLEDAIQAALATVDDPEIRRPITDLGMVAGFTVGDGLVKVDLLLTVSGCPLRDKLNNDITAALTKIPGIDRVEINFGVMTEEQRKALQATLRGGGESAEPVIPFAQPGSRTRVYAVASGKGGVGKSSVTVNLAAALAKRGLSVGVVDADIYGHSVPRMLGVDGRPTRVEEMIMPPQSHGVKVISIGMFTAGNAAVVWRGPMLHRALQQFLADVYWGDLDVLLLDLPPGTGDVAISLAQLLPNAEILVVTTPQMAAAEVAERAGAIALQTHQRLVGVVENMSWLELPDGSRMEVFGAGGGETVAESLTKIVGARVPLLGQVPLDTRVREAGDGGTPIVLADPEAPAAKALDAVADKLAIRRESLVGKPLGLMVNAKRG; the protein is encoded by the coding sequence ATGTCCGCTCCTGCATCGACGCTCGAGGACGCGATCCAGGCCGCTCTGGCGACCGTCGACGACCCCGAGATCCGCCGCCCGATCACCGACCTGGGAATGGTCGCCGGCTTCACCGTCGGCGACGGCCTGGTCAAGGTCGATCTGCTGCTCACCGTGTCCGGCTGCCCGCTGCGGGACAAGCTGAACAACGACATCACCGCCGCTCTCACCAAGATTCCCGGGATCGACCGGGTCGAGATCAACTTCGGGGTGATGACCGAGGAGCAGCGCAAGGCGCTGCAGGCCACCCTGCGGGGTGGCGGCGAGAGCGCCGAGCCGGTCATCCCGTTCGCTCAGCCCGGCTCCCGGACCAGGGTGTATGCGGTGGCCAGCGGCAAGGGCGGCGTCGGCAAGTCCAGCGTCACCGTGAACCTGGCCGCGGCCCTCGCCAAGCGGGGCCTGTCGGTCGGCGTGGTCGACGCGGACATCTACGGCCACTCGGTGCCCCGGATGCTCGGCGTCGACGGCCGGCCCACCCGCGTCGAGGAAATGATCATGCCGCCGCAGTCGCACGGCGTGAAGGTGATCTCGATCGGCATGTTCACCGCCGGCAACGCCGCTGTCGTCTGGCGTGGCCCGATGCTGCACCGGGCGCTGCAGCAGTTCCTCGCCGACGTCTACTGGGGCGACCTGGACGTGCTGCTGCTCGACCTGCCCCCGGGTACCGGCGACGTGGCCATCTCGCTGGCCCAGCTGCTGCCGAACGCGGAGATCCTGGTGGTCACCACCCCGCAGATGGCCGCTGCCGAGGTCGCCGAGCGGGCCGGCGCGATCGCGCTGCAGACCCACCAGCGCCTGGTCGGTGTGGTGGAGAACATGTCCTGGCTGGAGCTGCCGGACGGCTCCCGGATGGAGGTCTTCGGCGCCGGTGGCGGCGAGACCGTGGCCGAGTCGCTGACCAAGATCGTCGGGGCGCGGGTGCCGCTGCTCGGTCAGGTGCCGCTCGACACCCGGGTCCGCGAGGCCGGCGACGGGGGCACCCCGATCGTGCTGGCCGACCCGGAGGCGCCGGCCGCGAAGGCCCTCGACGCCGTCGCCGACAAGCTGGCCATCCGCCGCGAGTCCCTGGTCGGCAAGCCGCTAGGCCTGATGGTGAATGCCAAGCGAGGCTGA
- a CDS encoding HAD family hydrolase, which produces MSVYRAVLFDFFGTLTRSVQRGPQHADIARALGADPDALVGVLDRTFRARACGSFGSAEATLRWVIEQVGGDTRPSAIRAAMPARVDALRADTQLRPDAVSALTAIRSRGARTAVISDCTHELPAFLPGLPVAPLLDAQIYSVELGVCKPDPEIYLTACDRLGVAPADCLYVGDGGSHELTGAAAVGMTPVRLAAPDLANHLVFDADTNFAGRTVRSLTEVLTLIDHVPAMI; this is translated from the coding sequence GTGTCCGTATACCGAGCCGTCTTGTTTGACTTTTTCGGCACGCTGACCAGGTCTGTACAGCGGGGGCCACAGCACGCCGACATCGCCCGAGCGCTCGGAGCCGACCCGGACGCGCTGGTGGGCGTACTGGACCGCACCTTCCGGGCCCGGGCCTGCGGAAGCTTCGGCTCGGCCGAAGCCACCCTACGCTGGGTGATCGAGCAGGTCGGCGGCGACACGCGGCCGAGCGCCATCCGGGCGGCCATGCCGGCCCGGGTCGACGCCCTGCGCGCCGACACCCAGCTGCGCCCGGACGCGGTGAGCGCCCTCACCGCGATCCGCAGCCGCGGCGCGCGCACCGCGGTGATCAGCGACTGCACCCACGAACTCCCCGCCTTCCTGCCCGGCCTCCCGGTGGCGCCGCTGCTCGACGCCCAGATCTACTCGGTCGAGCTCGGCGTCTGCAAGCCGGACCCCGAGATCTACCTGACGGCCTGCGACCGCCTCGGTGTAGCCCCCGCCGACTGCCTCTACGTCGGCGACGGCGGCAGCCACGAACTCACCGGCGCGGCCGCGGTCGGCATGACCCCGGTCCGGCTTGCCGCCCCCGACCTGGCCAATCACCTCGTCTTCGACGCCGACACCAACTTCGCCGGCCGCACCGTGCGATCGCTCACCGAGGTGCTCACGCTGATCGATCACGTCCCGGCCATGATCTGA
- a CDS encoding S1C family serine protease has product MTDGWNWRRPPTAPASGAPGPASPPPDSPWWSDAAADPWRDPYAPSAVVLPPPPPTGGPVLDRVPDPDAPRRSLTPILLICLVTALLAGGLGGTLGFVFAVRGGLAQGAGTQLGAGTQRVPESAQRAPESLAGVAERVLPSVVTVRVTGAIGSGFVVSTDGYVITNDHVVEDADDDVLSVSFSDGSTASARVVGRDPESDIAVIKVAKSGLTPVELGDSDAIAVGDPVLAFGSPLALVNTVTYGIVSAVDRTIEAGDPGGTTRYYAAIQTDAAVNQGNSGGPLVNAGGQVIGVNSVIRSVGGADTEAGNIGLAFAIPINQAKRVAQDIIDTGKARRTVIGAEVVTGETAGGARLRAVEPAGPASTAGLKSGDVITKLDGHIVEDGTDLIALVRKHAPGSVVAVEYRRGTRAANASVTLAADTN; this is encoded by the coding sequence GTGACCGACGGCTGGAACTGGCGCCGGCCACCGACTGCGCCTGCTTCGGGCGCGCCCGGGCCCGCGTCGCCGCCGCCGGATTCACCGTGGTGGTCCGACGCGGCGGCCGATCCGTGGCGCGATCCGTACGCGCCTTCGGCCGTGGTGCTGCCACCACCACCGCCCACCGGCGGCCCGGTCCTGGACCGGGTGCCCGACCCCGACGCGCCCCGTCGCTCACTCACCCCGATCCTGCTGATCTGCCTGGTCACCGCCCTGTTAGCAGGTGGTCTCGGCGGCACGCTCGGGTTCGTCTTCGCGGTCCGCGGAGGTCTCGCACAGGGCGCCGGCACCCAGCTCGGCGCCGGCACCCAGCGGGTTCCGGAGTCGGCGCAGCGGGCGCCCGAGTCGTTGGCCGGCGTGGCCGAGCGGGTGCTGCCGAGCGTCGTGACGGTCCGGGTCACCGGGGCGATCGGCTCCGGTTTCGTGGTCTCCACGGACGGCTACGTGATCACCAACGACCACGTCGTGGAGGACGCCGACGACGACGTCCTGTCGGTCTCCTTCAGCGACGGCTCCACCGCGTCGGCCCGGGTGGTCGGCCGGGATCCGGAGTCCGACATCGCAGTGATCAAAGTCGCAAAGAGTGGGCTCACCCCGGTCGAGCTCGGCGACTCGGACGCGATCGCGGTCGGTGACCCGGTGCTCGCCTTCGGTTCACCACTGGCGCTGGTCAACACGGTGACCTACGGCATCGTCAGCGCCGTGGACCGGACCATCGAGGCCGGCGACCCGGGCGGCACCACCCGCTATTACGCGGCCATCCAGACCGACGCCGCGGTCAACCAGGGCAACTCCGGCGGCCCGCTGGTCAACGCGGGCGGCCAGGTGATCGGGGTGAACTCGGTGATCCGCTCGGTGGGCGGCGCCGACACCGAGGCCGGCAACATCGGACTCGCCTTCGCCATCCCGATCAACCAGGCGAAACGCGTCGCGCAGGACATCATCGACACCGGCAAGGCCCGGCGTACGGTGATCGGCGCCGAGGTGGTCACCGGCGAGACGGCCGGCGGCGCCCGGTTGCGCGCGGTGGAGCCTGCCGGGCCGGCCTCCACAGCCGGTCTGAAGAGCGGTGACGTGATCACGAAGCTGGACGGGCACATCGTCGAGGACGGCACCGACCTCATCGCGCTGGTCCGCAAGCACGCGCCCGGCTCGGTCGTCGCGGTGGAGTACAGGCGGGGAACCAGAGCCGCCAACGCCTCCGTGACCCTCGCGGCCGACACCAACTGA
- a CDS encoding intein-containing Rv2578c family radical SAM protein — MRWSNLSARTDDDSLPDRAAPAAPPLPLVLPGATVRTFDTPGFAGMTFYEVRAKSLINRVPAASRVPFEWTINPYRGCSHACTYCLAGDTPILLADGSTRPLAQIRPGDAVMGTMGAGPHRRYVPTTVLDHWSTSKAAFRVTLTDGTRLVSSGDHRFLTDRGWRHVSPNEPHQPALAVGDLMFGVGHFAESPKESPDYQSGFLCGLVRGDASGPDSGREGDAWIRADTYLDDVSLTEALRWPELPTGDWFRGFLAGAFGAVGRTDRLAVVFESADQAYLRRVVEALTHLGMVARSPVRSRAAVAGRPATVGRVETERHLEAALRFRHMTGASEMPLDASGVGVRTERRLAVIDIEDLGLTLPLFDISTGTGDFIADGVVSHNCFARNTHTYLDMDSGHDFDSRIVVKVNAGELIRRELADPRWSGASIAMGTNVDVYQRAEGRYRLMPEILTALRDHANPFSILTKGTLILRDLELLQQAAEVTRVGLAVSVGFVDEAVWRSAEPGTPSPRRRLEMVRRLTDAGFRVSVLMAPILPGLTDTDESIDETVAAIAESGATSVTPLPLHLRRGAREWYAAWLARSHPELRPRYRELFGNGSYLPRAYQDEIGARVRIAARRHGLHRPEPAEARRVTDSEPSREPSRGRRPRTGPAQNADQLTLL, encoded by the coding sequence ATGCGATGGTCCAACCTGTCGGCTCGCACCGACGACGACTCGCTCCCGGACAGGGCAGCGCCGGCGGCCCCACCCCTGCCGCTGGTGCTGCCCGGCGCGACCGTCCGCACCTTCGACACCCCCGGCTTCGCGGGGATGACGTTCTATGAGGTGCGTGCGAAATCGCTGATCAACCGGGTTCCCGCCGCCTCCCGGGTGCCGTTCGAGTGGACCATCAACCCCTATCGCGGTTGCTCCCATGCTTGCACCTACTGCCTGGCCGGTGACACCCCGATCCTGCTCGCCGACGGGTCGACCCGCCCGCTCGCGCAGATCCGCCCGGGCGACGCCGTGATGGGCACGATGGGCGCCGGCCCACACCGGCGATATGTGCCGACCACCGTGCTGGATCACTGGTCCACGAGCAAGGCTGCCTTCCGGGTGACCCTGACCGACGGCACCCGGTTGGTCTCCAGCGGGGATCATCGCTTCCTGACCGACCGCGGCTGGCGTCATGTCAGCCCCAACGAGCCGCACCAGCCGGCCCTCGCCGTCGGCGACCTGATGTTCGGGGTGGGTCACTTCGCCGAGTCGCCCAAGGAGTCGCCCGACTATCAGTCCGGCTTCCTCTGTGGGCTCGTCCGCGGGGACGCCTCCGGCCCGGACTCGGGACGCGAGGGAGACGCGTGGATCCGCGCCGACACTTACCTCGACGACGTCTCCCTGACCGAAGCGCTCCGCTGGCCTGAGCTGCCCACCGGAGATTGGTTTCGCGGGTTTCTGGCCGGGGCGTTCGGCGCGGTCGGGCGCACGGATCGGTTGGCCGTGGTCTTCGAGAGCGCCGACCAGGCGTATCTGCGGCGGGTCGTCGAGGCGCTCACCCACCTCGGGATGGTCGCTCGCAGCCCCGTGCGGTCCCGCGCCGCCGTCGCCGGTCGGCCGGCCACCGTCGGGCGGGTCGAGACCGAACGGCACCTCGAGGCCGCCCTCCGCTTCCGGCACATGACCGGGGCGTCCGAGATGCCCCTGGACGCGTCCGGCGTCGGCGTCCGGACCGAGCGGCGCCTCGCCGTGATCGACATCGAGGACCTCGGGCTCACCCTGCCGCTCTTCGACATCTCCACCGGCACCGGCGACTTCATCGCCGACGGCGTGGTCAGCCACAACTGCTTCGCCCGCAACACCCACACCTACCTCGACATGGATTCCGGGCACGACTTCGACAGCCGCATCGTGGTGAAGGTGAACGCCGGCGAGCTGATCCGCCGCGAGCTGGCCGATCCACGCTGGTCCGGCGCCTCGATCGCGATGGGCACCAACGTCGATGTGTATCAGCGGGCTGAAGGCCGCTACCGGCTGATGCCGGAGATCCTGACGGCCCTGCGCGATCACGCCAACCCGTTCTCGATCCTCACCAAGGGCACGCTGATCCTGCGCGATCTCGAGCTTCTCCAGCAGGCCGCCGAAGTGACCCGGGTCGGGCTGGCCGTCTCCGTGGGCTTCGTCGACGAGGCGGTGTGGCGCTCGGCCGAGCCCGGCACACCGAGCCCTCGACGCCGGCTCGAGATGGTCCGCCGCCTGACCGACGCCGGTTTCCGGGTCAGCGTCCTGATGGCGCCGATCCTGCCCGGCCTCACCGACACCGACGAGTCCATCGACGAGACAGTCGCCGCCATCGCCGAGTCCGGGGCGACGAGCGTGACACCCCTGCCGCTGCATCTGCGCCGCGGCGCCCGCGAGTGGTATGCGGCTTGGCTGGCCCGTTCCCACCCCGAGCTGCGGCCGCGGTATCGGGAGCTGTTCGGCAACGGGTCGTACCTGCCTCGGGCGTACCAGGACGAGATCGGCGCCCGGGTGCGGATCGCGGCCCGCCGGCACGGCCTGCACCGGCCAGAGCCGGCCGAGGCCCGCCGGGTCACCGACAGCGAGCCCTCCAGGGAGCCGTCCCGCGGGCGGCGACCCCGCACGGGGCCTGCACAGAACGCGGACCAGCTCACGCTGCTGTGA